Proteins encoded in a region of the Pseudomonas denitrificans (nom. rej.) genome:
- a CDS encoding efflux RND transporter permease subunit, whose amino-acid sequence MNFSQFFIQRPIFAAVLSLIILIGGAISLFQLPISEYPEVVPPTVVVRANFPGANPKVIGETVAAPLEQAITGVENMLYMSSQSTADGKMTLTITFALGTDLDNAQVQVQNRVTRTQPKLPEEVTRIGITVDKASPDLTMVVHLTSPDNRYDMLYLSNYAILNIKDELARLDGVGDVQLFGMGDYSLRVWLDPNKVASRNLTATDVVAAIREQNRQVAAGSLGAPPSPSDTSFQLSINTQGRLVTEEEFENIIIRSGPDGEITRLKDIARVELGSSQYALRSLLDNQPAVAIPIFQRPGSNAIAISNLVREKMAELKKDFPQGVDYSIVYDPTIFVRGSIEAVVHTLFEALILVVLVVVLFLQTWRASIIPLAAVPVSLIGTFAVMHAFGFSLNALSLFGLVLAIGIVVDDAIVVVENVERNIGLGLTPIEATKRAMKEVTGPIIATALVLCAVFIPTAFISGLTGQFYRQFALTIAISTVISAFNSLTLSPALSAVLLKGHHEPKDRFSVLLDKLLGGWLFRPFNRFFDRASHGYVGTVTRVLRGSSIALLLYAGLIGLTYLGFSSTPTGFVPQQDKQYLVAFAQLPDAATLDRTEAVIKRMSEIAGKHPGIEHTVSFPGLSINGFTNSPNSGIVFTPLKDFSERKGPGMSANEIAAELNKQFADIQDAYIAIFPPPPVQGLGTIGGFRLQIEDRGNAGYEELYAQTQNILNKARALPELNPMSVFTSYQVNVPQVDAAIDREKAKTHGVAISDIFDTLQVYLGSLYANDFNRFGRTYQVNVQGEQQFRLEPEQIGQLKVRNNLGEMVPLATFIKISDTSGPDRVMHYNGFITAEINGAAAPGYSSGQAEAAIERLLKQELPNGMTYEWTELTYQQILAGNSAIYVFPLCVLLAFLVLAALYESWGLPLAVILIVPMTLLSAIAGVILSGGDNNIFTQIGLIVLVGLACKNAILIVEFAKDKQDEGMDRLSAVLEACRLRLRPILMTSIAFIMGVVPLVLSSGAGAEMRHAMGVAVFSGMLGVTFFGLLLTPVFYVLIRRFMEAREAKKQERAALSHTTNNEAHQA is encoded by the coding sequence ATGAACTTTTCGCAATTCTTCATCCAGCGGCCGATCTTCGCCGCCGTGCTGTCGCTGATCATCCTGATCGGCGGGGCCATCTCGCTGTTCCAGCTACCGATCAGCGAATACCCCGAGGTCGTGCCGCCCACCGTGGTGGTGCGCGCCAACTTCCCCGGCGCCAACCCCAAGGTGATCGGCGAGACCGTCGCCGCACCGCTGGAACAGGCCATCACCGGCGTCGAGAACATGCTCTACATGTCCTCGCAGTCCACCGCCGACGGCAAGATGACCCTGACCATCACGTTTGCCCTGGGCACCGACCTGGACAATGCGCAGGTGCAGGTGCAGAACCGTGTGACCCGCACGCAGCCCAAGCTGCCCGAGGAAGTCACGCGGATCGGCATTACCGTCGACAAGGCCTCGCCCGACCTGACCATGGTCGTGCACCTGACCTCGCCGGATAACCGCTACGACATGCTCTACCTGTCCAACTACGCCATCCTCAACATCAAGGATGAGCTGGCGCGCCTGGACGGCGTGGGCGACGTGCAGCTGTTCGGCATGGGCGACTACTCCCTGCGTGTCTGGCTGGACCCGAACAAGGTCGCCTCGCGCAACCTGACCGCCACCGACGTGGTCGCCGCGATCCGCGAACAGAACCGCCAGGTCGCCGCCGGTTCGCTGGGCGCCCCGCCCTCGCCGAGCGACACCAGCTTCCAGCTGTCGATCAACACCCAGGGTCGCCTGGTCACCGAGGAAGAGTTCGAGAACATCATCATCCGCAGCGGCCCGGACGGCGAGATCACCCGCCTGAAGGACATCGCCCGCGTCGAACTCGGCTCCAGCCAGTACGCCCTGCGCTCGCTGCTGGACAACCAGCCGGCGGTCGCCATCCCGATCTTCCAGCGCCCCGGTTCCAACGCCATCGCCATCTCCAACCTGGTGCGCGAGAAGATGGCCGAGCTGAAGAAAGACTTCCCCCAGGGCGTGGACTACTCCATCGTCTATGACCCGACCATCTTCGTTCGCGGCTCCATCGAAGCAGTGGTGCACACCCTGTTCGAAGCCCTGATCCTGGTGGTGCTGGTGGTCGTGCTGTTCCTGCAGACCTGGCGCGCCTCGATCATCCCGCTGGCCGCCGTGCCGGTGTCGCTGATCGGCACCTTCGCGGTGATGCACGCCTTCGGCTTCTCGCTCAACGCGCTGTCGCTGTTCGGCCTGGTACTGGCCATCGGCATCGTGGTGGACGACGCCATCGTGGTGGTGGAGAACGTCGAGCGGAACATCGGGCTGGGCCTCACCCCCATCGAGGCGACCAAGCGCGCCATGAAGGAAGTGACCGGCCCGATCATCGCCACCGCGCTGGTACTGTGCGCCGTGTTCATCCCTACCGCGTTCATCTCCGGCCTCACCGGGCAGTTCTACCGGCAGTTCGCCTTGACCATCGCGATCTCCACGGTGATCTCCGCGTTCAACTCGCTGACCCTGTCGCCAGCGCTGTCCGCCGTGCTGCTCAAGGGGCACCACGAGCCGAAGGACCGCTTCTCGGTGCTGCTGGACAAGCTGCTGGGCGGCTGGCTGTTCCGTCCGTTCAACCGCTTCTTCGACCGCGCCAGCCACGGCTATGTCGGCACCGTCACCCGCGTGCTGCGTGGCAGCTCCATCGCGCTGCTGCTGTATGCGGGGCTGATCGGCCTGACCTACCTGGGCTTCTCCAGCACCCCGACCGGTTTCGTGCCGCAGCAGGACAAGCAGTACCTGGTGGCCTTCGCGCAACTGCCCGACGCCGCCACGCTGGACCGCACGGAAGCTGTGATCAAGCGCATGTCGGAAATCGCCGGCAAGCACCCGGGCATCGAGCACACCGTGTCCTTCCCCGGCCTGTCGATCAACGGCTTCACCAACAGCCCCAACAGCGGCATCGTCTTCACCCCGCTCAAGGACTTCAGCGAGCGTAAAGGCCCGGGCATGTCGGCCAACGAGATCGCCGCCGAGCTGAACAAGCAGTTCGCCGATATCCAGGACGCCTACATCGCGATCTTCCCGCCGCCGCCGGTACAGGGGCTGGGCACCATCGGTGGCTTCCGCCTGCAGATCGAGGACCGTGGCAACGCCGGTTACGAGGAGCTCTACGCGCAGACCCAGAACATCCTCAACAAGGCCCGCGCGCTGCCGGAGCTGAACCCCATGTCGGTGTTCACCAGCTACCAGGTGAACGTGCCGCAGGTGGATGCCGCCATCGACCGCGAGAAGGCCAAGACCCACGGGGTGGCGATCAGCGACATCTTCGACACTCTGCAGGTCTACTTAGGCTCGCTGTACGCGAACGACTTCAACCGCTTCGGCCGCACCTACCAGGTGAACGTCCAGGGCGAGCAGCAGTTCCGTCTCGAACCCGAGCAGATCGGCCAGCTGAAGGTGCGCAACAACCTGGGTGAAATGGTTCCGCTGGCGACCTTCATCAAGATCAGCGACACCTCCGGCCCCGACCGCGTGATGCACTACAACGGCTTCATCACCGCCGAGATCAACGGCGCTGCCGCACCGGGCTACAGCTCCGGCCAGGCCGAGGCTGCCATCGAGCGCCTGCTCAAGCAGGAGCTGCCCAATGGCATGACCTACGAATGGACCGAGCTGACCTACCAGCAGATCCTCGCCGGCAACTCCGCGATCTACGTGTTCCCGCTCTGCGTGCTGCTCGCCTTCCTGGTGCTGGCCGCGCTGTACGAGAGCTGGGGCCTGCCGCTGGCGGTGATCCTGATCGTGCCGATGACCCTGCTGTCGGCCATCGCGGGCGTGATCCTGTCCGGTGGCGACAACAACATCTTCACCCAGATCGGCCTGATCGTACTGGTGGGCCTGGCGTGCAAGAACGCGATCCTCATCGTCGAGTTCGCCAAGGACAAGCAGGACGAAGGCATGGACCGCCTGAGCGCGGTACTGGAAGCCTGCCGCCTGCGTCTGCGGCCGATCCTGATGACCTCCATCGCCTTCATCATGGGCGTGGTGCCCCTGGTGCTGTCGTCCGGCGCCGGCGCCGAAATGCGCCATGCCATGGGTGTCGCGGTGTTCTCCGGGATGCTCGGCGTGACCTTCTTCGGCCTGCTGCTGACCCCGGTCTTCTATGTGCTGATCCGCCGCTTCATGGAAGCCCGTGAGGCGAAGAAACAGGAACGCGCCGCCCTGAGCCACACGACCAATAACGAGGCCCACCAGGCATGA
- a CDS encoding LysR family transcriptional regulator yields MNRNDLRKVDLNLLIVFETLMHERSVTRAAEKLFLGQPAISAALARLRGLFDDPLFVRTGRSMEPTARAQEIFGHLSPALDSISTALSRAADFDPATSKAVFRIGLSDDVEFGLLPPLLRRLRSEAPGITLVVRRANYLLMPQLLSSGEISVGVSYTDELPANAKRKTLRRSTWKILRADSIPGALTLDDYCARPHALVSYAGDLDGFVDQTLAEMDRKRQVVLAVPQFVGLAQLLAGTDIIATVPEYVALALTAAGGLRAEEPPFPTRLAELSMVWRGAQDQDPAERWLRSRITMFVGDPDSL; encoded by the coding sequence ATGAACCGCAACGACCTCCGCAAGGTTGATCTCAACCTGTTGATCGTTTTCGAGACGCTGATGCATGAACGCAGCGTGACCCGCGCCGCCGAGAAGCTGTTCCTCGGCCAGCCGGCGATCAGTGCGGCCCTGGCGCGCCTGCGCGGTCTGTTCGACGATCCGCTGTTCGTCCGCACCGGGCGCAGCATGGAGCCTACCGCGCGGGCGCAGGAAATCTTCGGCCACCTCTCGCCGGCGCTGGACTCCATTTCCACCGCCCTGAGCCGCGCCGCCGACTTCGACCCGGCCACCAGCAAGGCGGTGTTCCGCATCGGCCTGTCCGATGACGTGGAGTTCGGCCTGCTGCCGCCGCTGCTGCGCCGCCTGCGCTCCGAGGCGCCGGGGATCACCCTGGTGGTGCGCCGCGCCAACTACCTGCTGATGCCGCAACTGCTGTCGTCCGGAGAAATTTCCGTAGGCGTGAGCTACACCGACGAGTTGCCGGCCAACGCCAAGCGCAAGACCCTGCGCCGCAGCACCTGGAAGATCCTCCGTGCCGACTCGATCCCCGGTGCGCTGACCCTCGATGACTACTGCGCGCGGCCCCACGCGCTGGTGTCCTACGCCGGCGACCTGGACGGCTTCGTCGACCAGACCCTCGCCGAGATGGACCGCAAGCGCCAGGTGGTGCTGGCCGTGCCGCAGTTCGTCGGCCTCGCCCAGTTGCTGGCCGGCACCGACATCATCGCCACCGTGCCCGAATATGTGGCCCTGGCGCTGACCGCCGCCGGCGGCCTGCGCGCCGAGGAGCCGCCCTTCCCCACCCGCCTGGCCGAACTGTCCATGGTCTGGCGCGGCGCCCAGGACCAGGACCCGGCCGAGCGCTGGCTGCGCTCGCGCATCACCATGTTCGTGGGTGATCCGGACAGTCTCTGA